In Sceloporus undulatus isolate JIND9_A2432 ecotype Alabama chromosome 7, SceUnd_v1.1, whole genome shotgun sequence, one DNA window encodes the following:
- the LOC121936007 gene encoding F-BAR domain only protein 1-like isoform X2, which yields MSYFTNHFWGEKNHGFDVLYHNMKHGQISAKELADFVRERAAVEEAYAKSMVKMSKLAGNCTQLGTFAPLWEVFRISSDKLALCHAELVKKLQDLIKEIGRYGDEQLRAHKKSKDEVTGTLEAVQTLQGATQHLPKAKENFHSRYQELERLRREGASQKEIDKAELKSRKAVEALRRAVEKYNAARGDFEQKMLDSAVRFQEVEEFHLQHMKALIGSYVHSVEDTHVQIGQVHEEFKQNMENIGVETLLRNFAESKGTGCHPPGPLDFEEISMTPVQEGPKRTRSKAFRIPGLGRKERERDSVESPDAESGLPEVDEEGFTVRPEMDRNGEAAPRLCSSSDSDYDDEEPHKFYIRIKPVQPRERASSAAAVEQLKASVGNLILPPSVGSTVKRHSSRHLRALASSSAAEADSDRVPVPGDKSGTMKTPHFSTRTNSCNAKAEPQVLPVSALFGPPLESAFENEDFAAPRSYLLASSPSPFSSSSPENVEDSGLDSPSHAATGPSPESRLWSPRPATPQSPPSGKRAPKSNLGLRGDCCSLPSEEGPSPWLPQPASRELPGFAEEPDWADPEPAWPPPVGNHAPPSSSGDSTSPSPWAPRSRDAESRTPGIPDVSSEPANLPPSAATGLATMVAPPRRCRAKRPSAISATCVGSETPRSLSPSPLWALSGPPRLRQPD from the exons GGGGAGAAAAACCATGGTTTCGATGTCCTTTACCACAACATGAAGCATGGGCAGATCTCAGCCAAGGAGCTGGCGGATTTTGTGCGGGAGAG GGCGGCTGTGGAAGAGGCCTACGCTAAATCCATGGTCAAGATGTCCAAGCTGGCCGGCAACTGCACACAGCTGGG GACTTTTGCCCCACTTTGGGAGGTCTTCCGCATCTCTTCGGACAAGCTGGCCCTCTGCCATGCTGAGCTGGTGAAGAAGCTCCAGGACCTCATCAAGGAGATCGGACGATACGGAGACGAACAGCTGCGCGCCCACAAAAAG TCCAAGGATGAAGTGACCGGGACCCTGGAGGCGGTCCAGACACTGCAAGGAGCCACCCAGCACCTCCCAAAGGCCAAGGAGAACTTTCACAGCCGGTACCAAGAGCTGGAGAGGCTCCGCAGGGAGGGTGCCAGCCAGAAGGAGATCGACAAG GCTGAGCTAAAGTCCCGGAAGGCGGTGGAGGCCCTTCGGCGGGCGGTGGAGAAGTACAATGCGGCACGCGGTGACTTCGAGCAGAAGATGCTGGACTCTGCCGTG cgtttccAGGAGGTTGAGGAGTTCCACCTGCAGCACATGAAGGCCCTCATCGGGTCCTACGTCCACTCCGTCGAGGACACCCATGTCCAGATCGGACAG GTCCATGAGGAGTTCAAGCAGAACATGGAGAACATTGGGGTGGAGACCCTCCTGCGCAACTTCGCAGAGAGCAAAGGGACCGGATGCCACCCACCAG GACCCCTGGACTTTGAGGAGATCAGCATGACTCCTGTGCAGGAAG GTCCCAAACGCACCCGCAGCAAGGCCTTCCGCATCCCTGGCCTGGGCCGGAAGGAACGCGAGCGGGACTCTGT GGAGTCTCCGGATgcagagtcaggg ctcccagaagtcgaTGAGGAGGGATTCACCGTCCGGCCTGAAATGGACCGGAACG GGGAAGCCGCCCCACGGCTCTGTTCCTCCAGTGACTCGGACTACGACGATGAGGAGCCCCACAAGTTCTACATCCGGATCAAGCCGGTCCAGCCCCGAGAGCGGGCCAGCAGCGCCGCAGCCGTCGAGCAACTCAAGGCCTCCGTGGGGAACCTCATCCTGCCGCCCAGCGTTGGG tCCACGGTGAAACGACACTCATCCC GACATTTAAGAGCCCTCGCTTCTTCTTCCGCGGCCGAAGCAGACTCTGACCGGGTCCCAGTTCCAG GTGACAAATCAGGAACCATGAAGACCCCTCATTTCTCCACCCGGACCAACAG cTGCAATGCCAAAGCTGAGCCGCAGGTCTTGCCTGTCAGTGCGCTTTTTGGACCTCCGCTGGAATCGGCCTTTGAAAACGAAGACTTTGCAG CCCCCCGTTCGTACCTCCTGGCCTCCAGCCCGTCTCCATTCTCTTCTTCATCTCCTGAGAATGTGGAAGACTCTGGCCTGGACTCCCCTTCGCACGCGGCCACCGGACCCTCCCCAGAGTCCCGCCTTTGGAGCCCCCGGCCGGCCACCCCACAAAGCCCTCCCAGTGGCAAAAGGGCCCCCAAGAGCAACCTTGGCCTCCGTGGtgactgctgcagcctcccctccGAAGAAGGACCCAGCCCCTGGCTGCCCCAGCCGGCCTCCCGGGAGCTCCCTGGCTTTGCAGAGGAGCCGGACTGGGCCGACCCGGAGCCTGCCTGGCCGCCACCGGTGGGGAATCATG cgcCCCCCAGCAGCAGCGGGGACTCCACCAGTCCTTCCCCTTGGGCCCCCCGGAGCCGAGACGCGGAGAGCAGGACCCCGGGGATCCCAGACGTTTCCTCTGAGCCTG ccaACCTTCCTCCATCAGCTGCAACCGGTTTGGCGACCATGGTGGCTCCCCCTCGGCGTTGCCGGGCAAAGAGGCCTTCGGCCATTTCGGCTACCTGCGTCGGCAGCGAGACG CCGCGTTCCCTGAGCCCCTCTCCACTCTGGGCTTTGTCGGGCCCCCCAAGGCTCCGGCAGCCTGACTGA
- the LOC121936007 gene encoding F-BAR domain only protein 1-like isoform X1, protein MSYFTNHFWGEKNHGFDVLYHNMKHGQISAKELADFVRERAAVEEAYAKSMVKMSKLAGNCTQLGTFAPLWEVFRISSDKLALCHAELVKKLQDLIKEIGRYGDEQLRAHKKSKDEVTGTLEAVQTLQGATQHLPKAKENFHSRYQELERLRREGASQKEIDKAELKSRKAVEALRRAVEKYNAARGDFEQKMLDSAVRFQEVEEFHLQHMKALIGSYVHSVEDTHVQIGQVHEEFKQNMENIGVETLLRNFAESKGTGCHPPGPLDFEEISMTPVQEGPKRTRSKAFRIPGLGRKERERDSVESPDAESGLPEVDEEGFTVRPEMDRNGEAAPRLCSSSDSDYDDEEPHKFYIRIKPVQPRERASSAAAVEQLKASVGNLILPPSVGSTVKRHSSRHLRALASSSAAEADSDRVPVPGDKSGTMKTPHFSTRTNSCNAKAEPQVLPVSALFGPPLESAFENEDFAAPRSYLLASSPSPFSSSSPENVEDSGLDSPSHAATGPSPESRLWSPRPATPQSPPSGKRAPKSNLGLRGDCCSLPSEEGPSPWLPQPASRELPGFAEEPDWADPEPAWPPPVGNHGNNPPSSRDVDSPDPFSLDSVAGGRRVWAGRPRSPSSECPPRTICERDSCLSSNSASSSSSSPAPPSSSGDSTSPSPWAPRSRDAESRTPGIPDVSSEPANLPPSAATGLATMVAPPRRCRAKRPSAISATCVGSETPRSLSPSPLWALSGPPRLRQPD, encoded by the exons GGGGAGAAAAACCATGGTTTCGATGTCCTTTACCACAACATGAAGCATGGGCAGATCTCAGCCAAGGAGCTGGCGGATTTTGTGCGGGAGAG GGCGGCTGTGGAAGAGGCCTACGCTAAATCCATGGTCAAGATGTCCAAGCTGGCCGGCAACTGCACACAGCTGGG GACTTTTGCCCCACTTTGGGAGGTCTTCCGCATCTCTTCGGACAAGCTGGCCCTCTGCCATGCTGAGCTGGTGAAGAAGCTCCAGGACCTCATCAAGGAGATCGGACGATACGGAGACGAACAGCTGCGCGCCCACAAAAAG TCCAAGGATGAAGTGACCGGGACCCTGGAGGCGGTCCAGACACTGCAAGGAGCCACCCAGCACCTCCCAAAGGCCAAGGAGAACTTTCACAGCCGGTACCAAGAGCTGGAGAGGCTCCGCAGGGAGGGTGCCAGCCAGAAGGAGATCGACAAG GCTGAGCTAAAGTCCCGGAAGGCGGTGGAGGCCCTTCGGCGGGCGGTGGAGAAGTACAATGCGGCACGCGGTGACTTCGAGCAGAAGATGCTGGACTCTGCCGTG cgtttccAGGAGGTTGAGGAGTTCCACCTGCAGCACATGAAGGCCCTCATCGGGTCCTACGTCCACTCCGTCGAGGACACCCATGTCCAGATCGGACAG GTCCATGAGGAGTTCAAGCAGAACATGGAGAACATTGGGGTGGAGACCCTCCTGCGCAACTTCGCAGAGAGCAAAGGGACCGGATGCCACCCACCAG GACCCCTGGACTTTGAGGAGATCAGCATGACTCCTGTGCAGGAAG GTCCCAAACGCACCCGCAGCAAGGCCTTCCGCATCCCTGGCCTGGGCCGGAAGGAACGCGAGCGGGACTCTGT GGAGTCTCCGGATgcagagtcaggg ctcccagaagtcgaTGAGGAGGGATTCACCGTCCGGCCTGAAATGGACCGGAACG GGGAAGCCGCCCCACGGCTCTGTTCCTCCAGTGACTCGGACTACGACGATGAGGAGCCCCACAAGTTCTACATCCGGATCAAGCCGGTCCAGCCCCGAGAGCGGGCCAGCAGCGCCGCAGCCGTCGAGCAACTCAAGGCCTCCGTGGGGAACCTCATCCTGCCGCCCAGCGTTGGG tCCACGGTGAAACGACACTCATCCC GACATTTAAGAGCCCTCGCTTCTTCTTCCGCGGCCGAAGCAGACTCTGACCGGGTCCCAGTTCCAG GTGACAAATCAGGAACCATGAAGACCCCTCATTTCTCCACCCGGACCAACAG cTGCAATGCCAAAGCTGAGCCGCAGGTCTTGCCTGTCAGTGCGCTTTTTGGACCTCCGCTGGAATCGGCCTTTGAAAACGAAGACTTTGCAG CCCCCCGTTCGTACCTCCTGGCCTCCAGCCCGTCTCCATTCTCTTCTTCATCTCCTGAGAATGTGGAAGACTCTGGCCTGGACTCCCCTTCGCACGCGGCCACCGGACCCTCCCCAGAGTCCCGCCTTTGGAGCCCCCGGCCGGCCACCCCACAAAGCCCTCCCAGTGGCAAAAGGGCCCCCAAGAGCAACCTTGGCCTCCGTGGtgactgctgcagcctcccctccGAAGAAGGACCCAGCCCCTGGCTGCCCCAGCCGGCCTCCCGGGAGCTCCCTGGCTTTGCAGAGGAGCCGGACTGGGCCGACCCGGAGCCTGCCTGGCCGCCACCGGTGGGGAATCATGGTAACAACCCCCCCAGCAGCCGCGATGTGGACTCTCCGGACCCCTTCTCCTTAGACAGCGTGGCTGGCGGACGGCGGGTCTGGGCCGGCCGGCCTCGCAGCCCCAGTTCGGAGTGCCCGCCGCGGACGATCTGTGAACGGGACAGCTGCCTCTCGTCCaactcggcctcctcctcctcctcttccccagcgcCCCCCAGCAGCAGCGGGGACTCCACCAGTCCTTCCCCTTGGGCCCCCCGGAGCCGAGACGCGGAGAGCAGGACCCCGGGGATCCCAGACGTTTCCTCTGAGCCTG ccaACCTTCCTCCATCAGCTGCAACCGGTTTGGCGACCATGGTGGCTCCCCCTCGGCGTTGCCGGGCAAAGAGGCCTTCGGCCATTTCGGCTACCTGCGTCGGCAGCGAGACG CCGCGTTCCCTGAGCCCCTCTCCACTCTGGGCTTTGTCGGGCCCCCCAAGGCTCCGGCAGCCTGACTGA
- the LOC121936009 gene encoding F-BAR domain only protein 1-like, with protein sequence MLYFQALSHFLKLPVLLSPELGFEPKGDNSRRPIMNLDFRRNKNSPPESQAVVGPSSSPLFQNPQYSKQGQAWAPLQLSVSWDCAVDATRVCVDYSYNGEALGTAVTLSNVQILLPIEEPAANVQPQPKACWNLEEKRLLWQLLDVPGTQGRGGSGRLLASWEPLNGPSKPSPVAAQFTSEGSTVSGADVELVGSGYRMSLVKKRFATGIYIAGS encoded by the exons ATGctatatttccaagctctgtctcattttttaaaactgcctgTTTTATTATCCCCCGAATTGGGCTTTGAACCCAAGGGTGATAATTCCAGGAGGCCAATCATGAACCTGGATTTTAGGAGAAATAAAAATTCTCCCCCAGAGTCCCAAGCGGTTGTTGGCccatcttcctctcctcttttccaaAACCCTCAGTATTCAAAGCAGGGCCAAGCCTGGGCCCCTTTGCAGCTCTCCGTCAGCTGGGACTGCGCTGTGGATGCCACACGGGTTTGCGTGGATTACAGCTACAACGGGGAAGCCCTCGGCACAGCGGTCACCCTCTCCAACGTCCAGATCCTCCTGCCGATTGAGGAGCCTGCTGCCAACGTCCAGCCCCAGCCCAAGGCATGCTG GAACCTGGAAGAGAAACGTTTGTTGTGGCAACTCCTGGATGTCCCTGGCACCCAAGGCCGTGGAG GATCTGGCCGCCTACTAGCCAGCTGGGAGCCCCTAAATGGTCCCAGTAAGCCAAGTCCAGTGGCCGCCCAGTTCACCAGCGAGGGGAGCACGGTTTCGGGAGCGGATGTGGAGCTGGTTGGCAGCGGCTATCGGATGTCGCTGGTGAAGAAGAGGTTTGCCACAG GGATTTACATTGCTGGCTCATGA
- the B3GNT3 gene encoding N-acetyllactosaminide beta-1,3-N-acetylglucosaminyltransferase 3, giving the protein MEGADFALAKVPFSLLPLLQSLPCFAGPALTCSGIKCEGEVFPLRGWTPSQPRIHTPKEPKALTLLCLPFGYAATFLPRQTGSSSLYQEECVILCCSSARISLSLSGGRMVRGWIYKVEAIILSLVGFTGFLFLLQTNDSQDIRIPKEARENLALIPATPKGTPRPIAECRANASVANVSGFAELPDHIKDFLRYKHCRTFPLLLDVPEKCGPHDSSHLVFLLLAIKSSPGNYERREIIRKTWGEERTFEGVRIRRVFLSGVASSPRETRKLNRLLRLETEEHRDILQWDFQDSFFNLTLKQALFHAWMEARCPGVRFIFNGDDDVFANTDNIVRYLLSVPGAGDQHLFVGQLITNVGPIREKWSKYYVPEQVTASKSYPPYCGGGGLLMSGYTSRAIYKESLALELFPIDDVYLGMCLQKAGLVPASHMGIRTVGVRVPSSKLEPFDPCYYKELLLVHRFVPYEMLVMWRDIHRPDLVCGKKVAVYGSL; this is encoded by the exons ATGGAGGGTGCCGACTTTGCCCTTGCCAAGGTTCCTTTTTCTCTCCTGCCTTTGCTCCAATCCCTGCCTTGCTTTGCTGGGCCTGCCCTTACCTGCTCAG GGATTAAATGCGAGGGCGAGGTGTTTCCTCTTCGTGGGTGGACGCCTTCTCAGCCTCGCATTCACACCCCGAAGGAGCCAAAAGCCCTCACTCTCCTCTGTCTGCCCTTCGGCTACGCTGCCACTTTCCTTCCTCGCCAGACTGGCTCTTCCAGT TTGTACCAAGAAGAGTGTGTCATCCTGTGTTGTTCATCCGCTcgcatctctctttctctttcagggGGAAGAATGGTCCGTGGCTGGATCTACAAAGTGGAAGCCATTATCCTGAGCCTGGTTGGGTTCActggcttcctctttcttctccaaaCCAATGATTCCCAGGATATCCGCATCCCAAAGGAAGCCAGAGAAAACCTGGCTCTGATCCCAGCCACCCCAAAGGGAACCCCCAGACCCATTGCCGAGTGTCGGGCAAACGCATCGGTGGCCAATGTCTCTGGCTTTGCCGAACTCCCGGATCACATCAAGGACTTCTTGAGGTACAAACACTGTCGGACATTTCCGCTCCTCCTGGACGTCCCAGAGAAATGCGGCCCTCACGACTCTTCTCACCTTGTCTTCTTGCTCCTGGCCATCAAATCCTCACCGGGGAACTATGAGCGCCGCGAAATCATCCGCAAGACATGGGGAGAAGAGCGGACCTTCGAGGGGGTCCGCATCCGGAGGGTCTTCCTCTCTGGCGTCGCCTCCAGCCCCCGGGAGACCCGCAAGCTGAACCGCCTCCTACGGCTGGAGACGGAGGAGCACCGCGACATCCTGCAGTGGGACTTCCAGGACAGCTTCTTCAACCTGACCCTCAAGCAGGCCCTCTTCCACGCCTGGATGGAGGCCCGATGCCCAGGGGTGCGCTTCATCTTCAACGGCGACGATGACGTCTTCGCCAACACTGACAACATCGTCCGCTACCTGCTGAGTGTCCCGGGGGCCGGCGACCAGCACCTTTTCGTGGGCCAGCTCATCACCAATGTGGGCCCCATCCGTGAGAAGTGGAGCAAGTATTATGTGCCGGAGCAGGTCACCGCATCCAAGTCCTACCCACCGTACTGCGGCGGAGGGGGCCTCCTCATGTCCGGCTACACCTCCCGCGCCATCTACAAGGAGTCCCTGGCCCTGGAGCTCTTCCCCATTGACGACGTCTACCTGGGCATGTGCCTCCAGAAGGCAGGTCTGGTCCCTGCGTCACACATGGGCATCCGGACGGTGGGCGTGAGGGTGCCCTCCTCCAAACTGGAGCCCTTTGACCCCTGCTACTACAAGGAGCTGCTCCTGGTGCACCGCTTCGTTCCCTACGAAATGCTGGTGATGTGGAGGGACATCCACCGGCCGGACTTGGTCTGTGGGAAGAAGGTGGCTGTCTATGGCAGcctctga
- the CTXN1 gene encoding cortexin-1, which yields MEDASTLDYELLSPGQMDPGPGALLGMDVEQKTVFAFVIFLLIFLVILMVRCFRILLDPYSQMPASSWTDHKEGLERGQFDYALV from the coding sequence ATGGAGGATGCGTCTACTCTGGACTACGAACTGCTGTCTCCAGGCCAGATGGACCCTGGACCCGGGGCCCTCCTTGGCATGGATGTGGAGCAGAAGACTGTCTTTGCCTTTGTCATCTTCCTCCTGATCTTCCTGGTGATCCTGATGGTACGCTGCTTCCGCATCCTCCTGGATCCGTACAGCCAGATGCCCGCCTCGTCCTGGACTGACCACAAGGAAGGCCTGGAGAGGGGGCAGTTCGACTATGCCCTTGTCTGA